The following nucleotide sequence is from Pseudomonas sessilinigenes.
TGCTTCCAGGCATCGAGGAAGGGTTGCACCGCACGCCAGCCGTTCTCGATATTGTCTGCCCGCTGGAACAGCGTCTGATCGCCGATCAGGCAGTCATAGATCAGCGTCTCGTAGCCGGTGGACGGCTGCATCTCGAAGAAATCCTTGTAGGCGAAGCCCGACTCGATGCTGGCCATGTCCAGGGTCGGCCCGGGTTTCTTCGCCAGCAGGTCGAACCACATGCCCTCATCGGGCTGAATCTGGATCCGCAGGTACGTCGGCATCAAGCGTTCGACCTCGGTATCGCGAAACTGCGCATAGGGCGCAGGCTTGAAGCAGATGACGATCTCGGTGTCGCGCACGCTCATGCGCTTGCCGGTACGCAGATAGAACGGCACTCCGACCCAGCGCCAGTTATCGATCATGACCTTCAGGGCAACGTAGGTCTCGGTATTGCTATCGGGAGCCACGTTGCTTTCATCGCGGTACCCGGCCAGCGCCTTGCCCGCCACCAGGCCGCTGCTGTACTGGCCGCGCACGGAATTGGCCCGGGCTTCCTCGGGCGACCAGGGACGAATGGCCCCGACGACCTTGGCCTTTTCGCCGCGCACCGCGTCGGCACCAAAAGCCGCTGGCGGCTCCATGGCCACCATCGCCAGTAACTGGAACAAGTGGTTGGGCACCATGTCCCGAAGGGCACCGGTGTGTTCATAAAAGCTGCCACGGGTTTCCACCCCGACGGTTTCCGCCGCCGTGATCTGCACGTGGTCGATGTAATGGTTGTTCCAGAACGCCTCGAACAGGCTATTGGAAAAACGACTGACCAGAATGTTCTGGACCGTTTCCTTGCCCAGGTAATGGTCAATACGATAGATCTGTTTCTCGCCCATGACCTTGAGCAGGCAGGCATTGAGCGCTTCGGCAGTGGGCAGGTCGGAGCCGAAGGGCTTCTCGATCACCACCCGGCGAAAGGCCTCGGGACTCTCCTTGAGCAGCCCCGCCGCTCCCAGGCGCTGCACCACTTCACTGAAGAACCGTGGCGCGGTCGCCAGGTAGAACACCGCATTGCCCGTACCGCTGGCGGCGATCCGGGCCGCCAGCTCGGCATAGGTGGCATCGTCCAGGAAATCGCCCTGGACGTAACTGATACCCCGGGTCAAGCGGGCCCAGGCATCCACGTCGATGGAGGCGCCTTGGCCCTGCTTGTTCAGCACTTCATCGCGAAGGAAGTTTTCCAGCAAGGTGGCGAACTCGGCGTCGCTCACCGCATTGTGGTCGACACCGACAATCCGCAGCCCGTCATCCAGCAAACCATCGCGACTGAGGTTGTACAGCGCTGGCATCAGCAAGCGCTTGACCAGGTCACCACGGGCTCCGAACAGAAACAACGTGGTCGCCGGCGCCGGTAACGCCTTGGACTTCCTTCGCTCTGAGGTCATTTCTTCCCAGTCTCCACATGGCCGCCGAAGCCGAAGCGCATGGCCGACAACACCTTGTCACCATAGGTGCCCTGGCCACGGGAACGGTAGCGGGAGAACAACGAATTGGACAGGACCGGTACCGGCACCGCTTGCTCCATGGCCGCCTCGATGGTCCAGCGTCCTTCACCGCTATCGGCTACCGAACCGGAGAACCCATCGAGCTTTGGATCGCTGGCCAGGGCGTCGGCAGTCAAGTCCAGCAGCCAGGAGGACACCACGCTGCCACGACGCCAGACCTCGGCGATATCGGCGACATTGAGATCGAAGCGCTGGTCTTCCGGCAGCGTCTCCGAGGCCTTGGTCTTGAGGATGTCGAAGCCCTCGGCGAAGGCCTGCATCATGCCGTACTCGATACCGTTGTGGATCATCTTGACGAAATGCCCGGAACCGGCAGGACCGGCATGGATATAGCCACGCTCGGCGCGATCATCGGTAGCGACCCGGTCCTTGGTCCGAGGGATCGAACCCATGCCAGGCGCCAGGGCGGCAAACAGCGGGTCCAGGCGCAGGACTTCGTCGGCATCACCGCCGATCATCATGCAGTAGCCGCGCTCCAGGCCCCAGACTCCGCCGGAAGTACCCACGTCAATGTACTTCAGGCCTTTGTGCGCCAGGTCGCGAGCGCGACGGATGTCATCCTTGTAATAGGTGTTGCCGCCATCGATGATCACGTCGCCCGGCTCCAGCAACTGGCTCAGGGTGTCGATGGTTTCCTCGGTGGGTGCGCCAGCTGGCAGCATGACCCACACCGCGCGAGGCTGTTGCAGGCCGGCCACCAGCTCTGGCAGGTCAGCGACACCCTTGGCGCCCTCGGCGGCCAGGGTGTCGACGAAGTCGGTATTGCGGTCGAAGACCACGGTCTCGTGCCCATTGAGCATCAGGCGCCGTGCAATGTTGCCGCCCATGCGGCCCAGTCCAATAATCCCCAGTTGCATGTGCTGATGCTCCTACTGCAAAAATCCAGATCAAAAATGTATAGCCCAGCGAAGGGCCCAGGTGAAAACCTCAAGGTGCGCAACTATACAAGGCAAGAGACCTCAAGACAGCGCAATCTTCCGTCATCAGGCGAGTTTTTGCTTCCAGCTGCGGTCAATCCCGACCGTTCGTCCCGGATTGGCACGAGTTGCTTGAAGATTAGTCCCGCCACCAACGCTGAAGTTTCCAAATTCTCGGGTGAATAACGCCCCTGTTCACCGCGAAGGCACAAGGACCATGAAAAATAAAAAAGTTCACTTGAGCCAGAAAATAAATAGAATTGCCCCCGTCGGACAGCCTGCCGCCTTGATCCAGCAGGTGCTGCACCGACTGCCATGGCGCTTGGAGCAAGGACGCAGACAGCGGAGCATAGTTCAGAGACACCATTTGCGAGGTGAAGCGATGGGCACCGTAGTACCTGCACGACCTGCACAGACCCTGTACGTCACTATTCGACGCGACGAACTGCGTCAACTCCAGGCAGAACGTGAGCAACTGCAACAGGAGCTCGCACAATTGCGCCTGCAGTTACAGAATCAGCAGCGCACGCCTTCGCACTAACGCCCCGCAAACCATAACGACCGGTCCTGGCCCCAAGCATAGGGAGCTAGCCGGTGCCGGGTCGTGCGCCACAAAAATCCAACGTTCTACCGACAAACTTTTCACACTTGGCTCTCGATACTCCCGGCCATTGTGGCCGTCTTGATACAAACGACGGCCTTCATTTGCAGCGCTGAGCAGGCGCGCAATGATCATGGTTTTCTGGGGAGCGCTGAATGGCATTGTTCAAACGCGGTGGCGGTGACACGCCTGCGAAAGGTTTCGACTGGATGGGCCTGCTCTGGCTCTTCCTGTTCTTTTGGTACTTCTCCGGCATCACCCAACTGCTGATCCAGCTGACCGGCACCTCAGGCTTCACCGGTTTCCGCCAGGCCTTCATCATGAGTGCCGTCTGGCTGGCACCGCTGCTGCTGTTTCCTTCACGCACCAAGCTCATGGCCGCGATCATCGGCGTTGTGCTCTGGGCGTGCTCCATGGCCAGCCTGGGCTACTTCTTCGTCTACCAGCAGGAGTTCTCGCAAAGCGTCATCTTCATCATGTTCGAGTCCAACCCCTCGGAAGCCGGTGAATACCTGACCCAGTACTTTGCCTGGTGGATGCTGCTGGCATTCCTGGCCCACACCGCTTTCGCCATCTTTCTCTGGACTCGCCTGCGCCCGGTCTATATGCCCCGGCTTCAAGCCTTGGCGGCAGCGGTGGCGATCCTGGTGGCCATTGTCGGCTACCCGCTGGTCAAGCAGATTTCCCGCACCGCCACCCTGGCCGAGGGCCTGGAAAAATTCGAGACCCGCATCGAGCCCGCGGTACCGTGGCAGATGGTGGTCGCCTATCGCCGCTATCGCGAACAACTGGACAACATGCAGGGCATGCTCCATAGCGTGAGCAAGATCCCGCCCCTGACCAACCTCAAGGACAGCATGGCCAATCAGCCGGCCACCCTGGTGCTGGTGATCGGCGAATCCACCAACCGCCAACGCATGAGCCTCTACGGCTATCCGCGCCAGACCACCCCTGAACTGGACAAGCTCAAGGACCAGATGGCGGTTTTCAACAACGTCATCACCCCGCGCCCCTACACCATTGAGGCCCTGCAGCAGGTACTGACCTTCGCCAACGAAGAAAACCCCGACCTGTACCTCAAGACTCCGTCCCTGGTCAGCGTGATGAAACAGGCCGGCTACAAGACCTACTGGATCACCAACCAGCAGACCATGACCAAGCGCAACACCATGCTCACCACTTTCTCCGAGCAGGCGGACGAGCAGGTGTACCTGAACAACAATCGCAACCAGAACGCCCGCCAATACGATGGCGATGTACTGGAGCCGTTTTCCAAGGCCCTGGCCGATAGCGCACCGCGCAAGTTCATCGTGGTCCATCTGCTGGGCACGCACATGAGTTACCAGTACCGCTACCCGCCCAGCTTCGACAAGTTCACCGATCGCCAGGGCGTACCGCCGACTCTGCACGACGACCAGGTTCCAACCTACAACAGCTACGACAATGCCGTGTTGTATAACGATTTCGTGGTGTCCAGCCTGATCAAGGACTACGCCAAGACCGACCCCAACGGTTTCCTGCTGTACCTCTCGGACCATGGTGAGGACGTGTTCGACTCAGCTGGACATGACACCCTTGGGCGCAACGAAGGCAAGCCCACCGCGCCGATGTACACCATTCCGTTCATGGCCTGGGCATCGCCCAAATGGCGGGAAACCCACGATTGGAGCTTCGCCTCCGATCTCAATCGCCCTTATATGAGCTCGCAACTGATTCATACCTGGGCCGATCTGGCCGGCCTGAGCTTCGATGAACTGGACCGTACCCGCAGCCTGGTCAGCGACAGCTTCAAGCCGCGCCCCTTGCTGATCGGCGATCCCTATACCCGCCAGAACAAGCCATTGATCGATTTCAGCCTGATGAAACCCAAGGCCCCCACCGACAACGCGGTGGTCCAGCAGTAAGCCACGAATAGAGGGCCGCAATGGCCCTCGATACCGGGCTGCGCTCACGCCTGCATAGCCACCGTAACGGACAGCAGGCGCCCTGGCGGAAACACCATGTCAATAATGTAATGATCGAATCAGGCTGACGTTAACCCTGACTTAATAGAATCGAGTTTAACTTCCCCCGTCACTTGTTATTCAGGGATGGGGCAAGTACCGAATACTCTTAAGCAGGAAATACAGCATGAAACTCTCGACTATTGTACTCAGCGGCCTGATCCTGGTCGGCTCCAGCGCAGCCTTCGCTGAGGGTGGTTCCGAGCGCGTACAACAGTTCTATCAGAACTTCCGTGTCAATCAGCAGCAAATCCACGGCACCCAAGCCGCAAATACTGCCAAGACCGAAAAGCAGCAATCTACCTCGCAATACTCAACATCGGATGCCAAACAAGAACAACAAAGAACCCAACAGCCCGATGCCTGACTCAGTACAAACCACTCTCTGCTCCGGACCGCCATCGGTTTGAGGAGCGGACTTCCAGGCGCCTGCATAGGCGCCTTTTCTTATCGCGTTAATTCTTTCACGGCAATTACCGCGACATTACAACCTTGTAACCTGGCGCACCTGTCGATTTAACTCACTTAACATCCAAGCCAACTGGATAGGACCTCTCCTCAAGACACGAAAGGAAACAATAAGCCCCAGGGTATTTCCTGAGCCTCTATTGCGCCTGAAAATCGAATATGAATGTTCTGACAGGACGCATGCCAGTCGTCGAGAACAGATCTAATCCATTGAATTATCTGGATTACTTTATTGACCCTGTAGCTACTTTAGGCTTCATCATCGAACCATCGGATAAAGCCCAAGCAGTTGAAGAGGATAAAGACCATGCGCATTCTAGTGATTGAAGACGAACCGAAAACAGCTGACTACTTACATCAGGGACTCACCGAAAGTGGCTATATCGTCGATCGTGCCAACAACGGAGTAGATGGACTACACCTGATCGAACAACAACCCTACGAGTTGGTGATACTTGATGTAAATCTGCCGGGCAAGGATGGCTGGCAAGTGCTGGCGAACATGCATCGTCAATACACCGCTAGAGTCATGATGCTAACGGCCCGAGGGCGCCTTGAAGACAAAGTCAGGGGCCTGGATATGGGGGCCGACGATTATCTGGTCAAACCATTTCAATTCCCGGAGTTACTGGCTCGCGTCCGAACCCTGATGCGTCGTAGTGAACCTGTGGCTCAACCAGAAGTATTGCAAGTTGCCGACTTGCAACTTGATCCCAGGCGCCACCGGGCTTATCGCGGTGATCGTCGTATCGACCTGACGACCAAGGAATTCACCCTGTTGCATGTTCTGATGCGACATTCGGGAGAAGTCCTGACTCGCACACAAATCATTTCCCTGGTCTGGGACATGAACTTCGACTGCGATACCAACGTGGTGGAAGTGTCCATCAGTCGCCTGCGGGCGAAGATCGACGATGCCAGTGAGCTCAAGCTGATCCATACCCTGCGCGGCGTTGGCTATGTACTGGAAATACGCCAATGAACACCCACCCGCCCTCGCCCACCAACAGCAGCTTGTCCATGCGCCTGGGGCTGACCGTCAGTCTGATGGGGGCAGCGCTGGTGTTGCTGCTGGCCACCTTGGCCTACCTGTCCTTGAACCATGAACTGGACAACCTGGCGCGCAAGAGCTTGCGCAGCAAGCTGGAACAGATCCAGCACAGCCTCCTCAGCGATCTCAAGAGCAGCGACCTGGCCGCCCGCCCCCACTCCCTGCTGGATCTGGTGATGGGGCACGACAACCTGCAACTCTCGGTGCTGGGCAGCGCCCCTCAGACAGAACCTTTGCTGGACGTCGGCGGCATCGGCCAACAGCCCCTGCCCGACACCTTGAAGAAAGCCACCGGCAGCGCTTATCTGGAATGGAACGATAGCCGTGGCAGGCAGCTACTCAGCGCATCGCAAGCCATGCCACTGCGCAATGGCGAACAGGTACGGGTGATCCTGAGTCTCGATCGAAGCAATGACCAGGCCTTGCTCAGTGCCTACCTGCGCTCAACGGTGATTGCCTTGCCGCTACTCCTGCTGTTGATCGGTATCGGCGCCTGGTGGCTGGTGCAACGCGGCTTGCTGCCGCTGCAGCAGTTCACCCGCGTCGCGGCGAAGGTCACGACCCAGGACCTCACCCATCGCCTGAACCTGGAGCGCCTGCCACGGGAGCTGGCGGAGCTGGGCCAGGGCATCAATGTCATGCTGCAACGCCTGGACGGAGGAGTGCAGCGCCTGTCGCAGTTCTCCGACGATCTGGCCCACGAGCTGCGCTCGCCCATCAGCAATCTGATGGGCAAGGCCCAGGTGACCCTATCTCGCGAACGCCCGCCCCAGGAATACAAGGCCGTGCTGGAGGCCAGCATCGAGGAGCTGGAACGCGTGACCCGGATCGTCGCTGACATGCTGCTCCTGGCCCAGGTCAGCCAACCCGCTTCCCAGGCGCGCTTCGCCCGGGTGTCGCTACGGGTGGAAGCCCGCAAGGTCATGGACCTGTTCGCCCTGAGCGCCGAGGACAAGCACGTTCAGCTGCATTTGAGTGGCGATGCCTGGGTCCTGGGCGATCGGTTGATGATCCAGCGAGCGATTTCCAACTTGTTGTCCAATGCCATCCGTCATAGCCCGCCCGGAAGCCGTATCGAGCTGGGAGTCGAACCACGACTACAAACCGTCAACCTGACCGTGAGCAACCCGGGAGCGGGCATCGCCGCCTGCCACCTGCCTCATCTGTTCGAGCGTTTCTACCGGATCGACAGCAGCCGCACTCGCGCCGAAGGTGGTACAGGCCTGGGGTTGGCGATCGTCCGCTCGATCATGAGCCTGCATGAGGGGCAAGCCGAGGTCAGCAGCGTAGAGGACGGCCAGACCGAGTTCCGCCTGGTGTTTCCCAAGCTCGGCCCCGCGCACCACGACCTCTAGCCGCGATCGGCTAGAGCAGCCAGGCCCCTGCTGCAGCCCCCAGAAGCACCAGGAACCAAGGCGGAATCCGGATACTGCATAACACCAGGGCCAGCAACACCAGCAACAGTTCCACTGGACCGGTGACGCTCTGGCGCCACAACGGCTGGTAAAGGGCAGCAGCCAACAACCCCACCACTGCGGCATTGACTCCGGCCAGCGCCGCCTGGAGCCCCTGGCGGTGGCGTAGCGCTTGCCAGAATGGCAGCACGCCTATCACCAAGAGCAGCCCCGGCAAAAAGATCGCCACCAGGCAAACCAGGGCTGCGCTCCAGCCATCGATGGCGGCCCCGAGAAACGCCGCGACACTGAACAGCGGCCCCGGCAGTGCCTGGGCGCTGGCGTAACCGGCCAGGAACAGTGAGTTGCCAAGCCACCCAGGTTCAACGACCTGGGCCTGCAGCAGTGGCAGCACGACATGGCCGCCACCAAAGACCAGCGCGCCAACGCGATAGAAGCCATCGAACAAGCTCAAGAGTCGATTCGGCCAAAGCGCTGCCAGGACCGGCAACAGCACCAGCAACCCCAGTGCCAGGCCCAGGGCCATAGCTCCCAGGCGTCGACTGGAAGGCTTGGATGGGACCTCGAGCCCCGCGACGAACAGCGGCTTGATCAGCCCCCTGCCAAGCAGTGCTGCCAGTAACATCACCAGCAACTGAACCTGCAGTCCCGGCCAACGCAACACCAGCAGTGCTGCCAATACGGCAATGGCGATCCGCAACGGCCCGCGACACAAGCTGCGCGCCATGCTCCACAAGGCCTGGATCACCACCGCCACGGCCACTAGCTGCAGCCCCTGCAACACCCCCGCCGGTATCCCCGCGCCCACCCCCAACGCCAACAGGGTCATGAGCAATGCCGAAGGCAAGGTGAACCCGGCCCATGCAGCCACAGCGCCTGGCACCCCGGCCCTGGACAAGCCCAAGGCCATGCCCACCTGGCTACTGGCCGGCCCCGGAAGAAACTGGCACAGGGCAACCAGCTCGGCGTAGGCGGCCTCCCCCAGCCAACGACGACGCTGGACGAACTCCTGGCGGAAGTAACCCAGGTGCGCCACCGGCCCACCGAACGAGCTCAGCCCCAAGCGCAGGAAAACCAGGAAAACGCCCCAGGCGGTTTCCGTCTCTCTGGCTGGCGAAGGCGTGGTGCCTGGCATTACAAGGATTTGCTCCAGAACAGCATGCGGCCATAGGCAGGATCGAGCATCGCGCTGGCAAAACCGCAAGCCTTATAGGCCGCCTGGGCCCTTGCATTGCCTTCCAGTACCTCCAGGGTGATCTTGCAGCAGCCACGCTGGCGAGCGATGTCCTCGACCTTTTGCAGCATGCGCTTGCTCAGGCCCTGACCGCGGAAGGCATCGAGCACCACCACGTCATGGACATTCACCAGGGGCCGGCAGGCGAAGGTAGAAAAACCCTCGAAACAGTTCACCAACCCCACTGGTTGCCCACCCGCGAAAGCCAGCACACTGAATGCTTGCGGCCGCTTGGCCAGCTCCTCTGGCAGTTGCTGTAGCTGGTCCACTGCCAGGGAACAGCCTCCGCCCATGGGGCCTTCGGCATAGTGACTCAGTAGCACGCCTATGGCTTCGGCATGCACCGGATTGCTGTAGCTGGCTTGCAACACCACGACATCGGCAACGTCCATGTTCATCCTCGATCGATGCATTGAAAGTGAGCACTGGCGGCTCAGGCAGCTCGGATTGTAGGCGGAGCATGTGAGCAAACGAAGATTTTCACCTGCCCCCTACGGAAAAATCCTAATCAATGGCCAGGATGAACCGTAGCCGGAACGGTTTCCCGGCGAGAAACCTCGGGTGAGCCAAAACGCTGCAATTGCATTTCCTGCAGTCGGCTCAAGGTCCGGCGAAACGCAAACTCCAGGTAGCCTTCGGTATACAGCTGTTCCATCGCGACGTGAGCCTCCAGATAGAGGGGCACCTTACGGTCGTAGCATTCATCCACCAGCGCGATGAAGCGTCGCACCGCATCGTCATGAATCGACAGCTGCGGCAATTCGCGGTCCCCTGCTACGACCCGTTCGGCGCCGTCCTCGGTGCCACGGGCAATGCGCCCCGGGCGCTGCTGGGCGCTCAGGCAAGGCACCTCACTGAGCATGATCGCGCTGTAGCGGTCGCACAGGGCCATGAAGTCCATGGCAGAAAACGGCTGCTCGCACAGATCGGCAAAACGGCACCAGATCACCGATTCGGCAGCCTTGATCACCACGACCTCACGATAGCCAAGCAGCACCGGCTCGCGGGAAACGGCCTGTCCGGCGCTCAAGCCCTGGAAGCACGGCTCCAGGGCACTGGCCTGGCCTGGCGCGCCAACCCAATAGCGTTGCGTAGCGGTTCCAGGATGCAGGCGATGATCCTGCTCGCCATCCACCGCCACCACCTGCATGTATCGGGTGATGGCCTCGATCGCCGGAATGAAACGCCCACGGTTGAAACCGTCGGCATAAAGCTGCTCGGGAGGTTGGTTGGACGTGCAGACCATCACCACGCCCTGCTCGAACATCACCTGGAATAGGCGCCCAAGGATGATCGCATCACCGATGTCATTGACGAACAGCTCGTCAAAACACAGCACCCGCACCTCTTCGGCCAACTCCCGGGCCAAGGCCTGCAAAGGATCGGCGGTACCGGTCAACTGGAACGACCGTTGATGCACCCACCCCATGAAGTGATGAAAGTGCTGGCGTCGCGCCGGTACCTTGAGGCCCTGGTAGAACTGGTCCATCAACCAGGTCTTGCCCCGCCCTACCGCGCCCCATAGATAGACGCCCTGTGTCTCCTTGCGCTGGTGGTGCAAGTCCTCATGGCAACGCTGCAAGGCCTGCACCGCCCGGGCCTGGGCCGGATCGGCAACGAAGCCGTCATGCTCCAGGGCATACTGGTAGGCACTCAAGGGAGAATCGAAGGGCATCGGGCAACGCTTCCTGGCAAAGAGCGACAGTATGCCATCACCCTCAGCGGGATATATCCAACCGTGCGATCAGCCCTTGCTCATCCAGGCGAAATACCTGGCGCAGCGACTGTGGGCTGCCGGGGAAATCGCCGCAGATCCGACCGTCCAGCAGCACCTTGTCGGGGCGCTGCTGCACTGCGACGACTTCCAGCCGACAGCGCCTGTGGCGGTGGCTGTCATCCATCCAGCGCGCGATATCCTGCGGGCCGACCCGGTACTCACGCTCATCGAACACCTGGGCCTTGGGCGCGAAGATCGCCGCGGCCCGGGAGCTGTCGCCACTGTTGGTGGCGGCAATATAGGCAACGATCGCCGGGGCCAACAGGACCTTCGCCACAGGGTGCTCACTGTGCCCGGATTGATTGATGGCTGACATGAGAAGAGCTCCTGCTAGTGAATGGGAGCGGCATGTTAAGAGCCCGGCGCGTCATTTCTTGTCAGGAGTGAAGCGCTTGGCTTCCTCGCTTTGCATACGCTTGCGCCAGCCACGCAACCAATCGCTGCGACGCCCCGGATAGGTCTCGTCCAGCTCCAATGCCGCAGCCACGCGATCGGTACGAAAAGTCCGATAGTCGCCCCGCAACTCGCACCAGGTGATGATCACCCGAGCCTCGTTGAGAAACCCCAGGGCCAGGGGCCAGACCAGTCTCTGGCTGGGCACCTGGTTGACATCGGCATAGTCGATCAGCAGCTTGGCCTGGTGCCGGATCGCCTGGCGGAATACGTTCAGCGACACAAGATTATCGGGAAACCCATAACCTGCCGGCCCCGCCAGCAGCGTCGGGTTGCGCAACGCGTCCTGGGCCGCCGGGGCCAGCACGGCGGCGATCTTGGCCATGGCATCGGCGGCGGCCTTGCTCAACTCTTCATCACCACGCTGATCGACATAACGCAGGCCCAGGACCACCGCCTCGGTCTCGTCGGGATTGAGCATCAGCGGCGGCAGGAATAGTCCGCTACGCAAGACATAACCGATTCCAGCCTCACCATAGATCGGCGCGCCCAGGGCCGTGAGTTCGGCGATGTCGCGATACAGCGTGCGCTCGGACACCTCCAGCTCCGCCGCCAGGGTCGCGGCAGTGACCGGACGGCTCTTGCCGCGCAACATCTGCAACAGGGTGAGTAATCGACTGGCTCGCGACACGCTGGATGGACTCCCTTGAAAAAACCGCCGCAGGATAGCAGAGCCTCCTGACAGAAACTGTCAGCAGGCACGACCCTGCGACCGCTGCGTGGCCTCGCACACTCGGCAGCGGCTACAGCAGCTCCATCTAGCCGCTGCCGAAGGCTGCATATGCCCGCGCAGCGGGCACCGATGAAGCAGGCAGATCGAGTTGCGGCGATCGCGACGCCACCTCGGCAACGGCTACCGGCTCAGCGGTAAATCAATAGGCCATGGACCAGCTCAGGGTGTAGGTGCGGCCACGCCCCTGGTAGTCATAGAGGTACTCGGGCCCGTAGGTCGGCGAGTAGAACAGCTTCGCGCGCTGGCCCCAGACCGTGC
It contains:
- the zwf gene encoding glucose-6-phosphate dehydrogenase, which translates into the protein MTSERRKSKALPAPATTLFLFGARGDLVKRLLMPALYNLSRDGLLDDGLRIVGVDHNAVSDAEFATLLENFLRDEVLNKQGQGASIDVDAWARLTRGISYVQGDFLDDATYAELAARIAASGTGNAVFYLATAPRFFSEVVQRLGAAGLLKESPEAFRRVVIEKPFGSDLPTAEALNACLLKVMGEKQIYRIDHYLGKETVQNILVSRFSNSLFEAFWNNHYIDHVQITAAETVGVETRGSFYEHTGALRDMVPNHLFQLLAMVAMEPPAAFGADAVRGEKAKVVGAIRPWSPEEARANSVRGQYSSGLVAGKALAGYRDESNVAPDSNTETYVALKVMIDNWRWVGVPFYLRTGKRMSVRDTEIVICFKPAPYAQFRDTEVERLMPTYLRIQIQPDEGMWFDLLAKKPGPTLDMASIESGFAYKDFFEMQPSTGYETLIYDCLIGDQTLFQRADNIENGWRAVQPFLDAWKQDATLQQYPAGSDGPAAGDQLLARDGRVWRPLG
- the gnd gene encoding phosphogluconate dehydrogenase (NAD(+)-dependent, decarboxylating) — translated: MQLGIIGLGRMGGNIARRLMLNGHETVVFDRNTDFVDTLAAEGAKGVADLPELVAGLQQPRAVWVMLPAGAPTEETIDTLSQLLEPGDVIIDGGNTYYKDDIRRARDLAHKGLKYIDVGTSGGVWGLERGYCMMIGGDADEVLRLDPLFAALAPGMGSIPRTKDRVATDDRAERGYIHAGPAGSGHFVKMIHNGIEYGMMQAFAEGFDILKTKASETLPEDQRFDLNVADIAEVWRRGSVVSSWLLDLTADALASDPKLDGFSGSVADSGEGRWTIEAAMEQAVPVPVLSNSLFSRYRSRGQGTYGDKVLSAMRFGFGGHVETGKK
- a CDS encoding DUF6026 family protein, translating into MGTVVPARPAQTLYVTIRRDELRQLQAEREQLQQELAQLRLQLQNQQRTPSH
- a CDS encoding phosphoethanolamine transferase CptA, whose translation is MALFKRGGGDTPAKGFDWMGLLWLFLFFWYFSGITQLLIQLTGTSGFTGFRQAFIMSAVWLAPLLLFPSRTKLMAAIIGVVLWACSMASLGYFFVYQQEFSQSVIFIMFESNPSEAGEYLTQYFAWWMLLAFLAHTAFAIFLWTRLRPVYMPRLQALAAAVAILVAIVGYPLVKQISRTATLAEGLEKFETRIEPAVPWQMVVAYRRYREQLDNMQGMLHSVSKIPPLTNLKDSMANQPATLVLVIGESTNRQRMSLYGYPRQTTPELDKLKDQMAVFNNVITPRPYTIEALQQVLTFANEENPDLYLKTPSLVSVMKQAGYKTYWITNQQTMTKRNTMLTTFSEQADEQVYLNNNRNQNARQYDGDVLEPFSKALADSAPRKFIVVHLLGTHMSYQYRYPPSFDKFTDRQGVPPTLHDDQVPTYNSYDNAVLYNDFVVSSLIKDYAKTDPNGFLLYLSDHGEDVFDSAGHDTLGRNEGKPTAPMYTIPFMAWASPKWRETHDWSFASDLNRPYMSSQLIHTWADLAGLSFDELDRTRSLVSDSFKPRPLLIGDPYTRQNKPLIDFSLMKPKAPTDNAVVQQ
- a CDS encoding heavy metal response regulator transcription factor — encoded protein: MRILVIEDEPKTADYLHQGLTESGYIVDRANNGVDGLHLIEQQPYELVILDVNLPGKDGWQVLANMHRQYTARVMMLTARGRLEDKVRGLDMGADDYLVKPFQFPELLARVRTLMRRSEPVAQPEVLQVADLQLDPRRHRAYRGDRRIDLTTKEFTLLHVLMRHSGEVLTRTQIISLVWDMNFDCDTNVVEVSISRLRAKIDDASELKLIHTLRGVGYVLEIRQ
- a CDS encoding heavy metal sensor histidine kinase, which translates into the protein MNTHPPSPTNSSLSMRLGLTVSLMGAALVLLLATLAYLSLNHELDNLARKSLRSKLEQIQHSLLSDLKSSDLAARPHSLLDLVMGHDNLQLSVLGSAPQTEPLLDVGGIGQQPLPDTLKKATGSAYLEWNDSRGRQLLSASQAMPLRNGEQVRVILSLDRSNDQALLSAYLRSTVIALPLLLLLIGIGAWWLVQRGLLPLQQFTRVAAKVTTQDLTHRLNLERLPRELAELGQGINVMLQRLDGGVQRLSQFSDDLAHELRSPISNLMGKAQVTLSRERPPQEYKAVLEASIEELERVTRIVADMLLLAQVSQPASQARFARVSLRVEARKVMDLFALSAEDKHVQLHLSGDAWVLGDRLMIQRAISNLLSNAIRHSPPGSRIELGVEPRLQTVNLTVSNPGAGIAACHLPHLFERFYRIDSSRTRAEGGTGLGLAIVRSIMSLHEGQAEVSSVEDGQTEFRLVFPKLGPAHHDL
- the chrA gene encoding chromate efflux transporter, which codes for MPGTTPSPARETETAWGVFLVFLRLGLSSFGGPVAHLGYFRQEFVQRRRWLGEAAYAELVALCQFLPGPASSQVGMALGLSRAGVPGAVAAWAGFTLPSALLMTLLALGVGAGIPAGVLQGLQLVAVAVVIQALWSMARSLCRGPLRIAIAVLAALLVLRWPGLQVQLLVMLLAALLGRGLIKPLFVAGLEVPSKPSSRRLGAMALGLALGLLVLLPVLAALWPNRLLSLFDGFYRVGALVFGGGHVVLPLLQAQVVEPGWLGNSLFLAGYASAQALPGPLFSVAAFLGAAIDGWSAALVCLVAIFLPGLLLVIGVLPFWQALRHRQGLQAALAGVNAAVVGLLAAALYQPLWRQSVTGPVELLLVLLALVLCSIRIPPWFLVLLGAAAGAWLL
- a CDS encoding GNAT family N-acetyltransferase; translation: MDVADVVVLQASYSNPVHAEAIGVLLSHYAEGPMGGGCSLAVDQLQQLPEELAKRPQAFSVLAFAGGQPVGLVNCFEGFSTFACRPLVNVHDVVVLDAFRGQGLSKRMLQKVEDIARQRGCCKITLEVLEGNARAQAAYKACGFASAMLDPAYGRMLFWSKSL